One genomic window of Trichlorobacter lovleyi includes the following:
- a CDS encoding flagellar hook-length control protein FliK: MDAGQIMMMPAAAQVAGLQLEGISQVELAAKDSGFDQLLTSVVQKAQKQVDLLSEKDAGSVGADLDLKQQEQTGMVLDPTVLQMMVSLFAKTDAQISTTVNTTGALAEDAVSVGVVAEAEVQPQTKVEAQPQTKAEVQPQTKAEVQPQTKVEVQPQTKVEVQPQTKVEVQPQTKVEVQPQTKVEVQPQTKVEVQPQTKVEVQPQTKVEAQPQTKVEVQPQTKVEVQPQTKVEAQPQTKVEAQPQTKVEAQPQTKVEAQPQTKVEVQPQTKVEVQPQTKVEVQPQTKVEVQPQTKVEAQPQTKVEAQPQTKVEAQPQTKVEVQPQTKVEVQPQTKVEVQPQTKVEVQPQTKVEVQPQTKVEVQPQTKVEAQPQTKVEAQPQTKVEVQPQTKVEVQPQTKVEVQPQTKVEVQPQTKVEAQPQTKVEAQPQTKVEVEQTTKPSAAWLVYGRPTQPIHQTATRQQAVQVPGEARETGVTPATLVLQTAESDVIMPGLAVNSPDEAGMQRGLPESGTPHPFGVAAHAASLTVQGHAGEALPADSEKTAVSDQVAQQVVAHLKPSAREQVGDQSVTFRLSPEHLGDIQLSMHMDAKQGVKIEIVAENRGVRETLLQQADDLRETLARQNIKMDSFDVSTGLGGGASQQTRDWRQQQVGFQQQSQRITGAERNLFRETAEIPIRYIEAQYQSTLDVRF, encoded by the coding sequence ATGGATGCAGGACAGATTATGATGATGCCGGCAGCTGCACAGGTAGCCGGTTTGCAGTTGGAAGGCATAAGCCAGGTAGAGCTGGCAGCCAAAGACTCAGGGTTTGATCAACTCCTCACGTCAGTTGTTCAAAAGGCTCAAAAACAGGTGGATCTGCTGTCAGAAAAGGATGCCGGAAGCGTTGGGGCAGACTTGGATCTAAAACAGCAGGAACAGACTGGCATGGTTCTTGACCCCACCGTTCTTCAGATGATGGTCTCCTTGTTTGCAAAAACAGATGCTCAAATTTCAACTACTGTAAATACTACCGGTGCATTAGCGGAAGATGCCGTGTCGGTTGGTGTGGTTGCTGAGGCAGAGGTTCAGCCACAAACCAAGGTGGAGGCCCAGCCGCAAACCAAGGCAGAGGTTCAGCCACAAACCAAGGCAGAGGTTCAGCCACAAACCAAGGTAGAGGTTCAGCCGCAAACCAAGGTAGAGGTTCAGCCGCAAACCAAGGTAGAGGTTCAGCCGCAAACCAAGGTAGAGGTTCAGCCGCAAACCAAGGTAGAGGTTCAGCCGCAAACCAAGGTAGAGGTTCAGCCGCAAACCAAGGTAGAGGTTCAGCCGCAAACCAAGGTAGAGGCCCAGCCGCAAACCAAGGTAGAGGTTCAGCCGCAAACCAAGGTAGAGGTTCAGCCACAAACCAAGGTGGAGGCCCAGCCGCAAACCAAGGTGGAGGCCCAGCCGCAAACCAAGGTGGAGGCCCAGCCGCAAACCAAGGTGGAGGCCCAGCCGCAAACCAAGGTAGAGGTTCAGCCGCAAACCAAGGTAGAGGTTCAGCCGCAAACCAAGGTAGAGGTTCAGCCGCAAACCAAGGTAGAGGTTCAGCCACAAACCAAGGTGGAGGCCCAGCCGCAAACCAAGGTGGAGGCCCAGCCGCAAACCAAGGTGGAGGCCCAGCCGCAAACCAAGGTAGAGGTTCAGCCGCAAACCAAGGTAGAGGTTCAGCCGCAAACCAAGGTAGAGGTTCAGCCGCAAACCAAGGTAGAGGTTCAGCCGCAAACCAAGGTAGAGGTTCAGCCGCAAACCAAGGTAGAGGTTCAGCCACAAACCAAGGTGGAGGCCCAGCCGCAAACCAAGGTGGAGGCCCAGCCACAAACCAAGGTAGAGGTTCAGCCGCAAACCAAGGTAGAGGTTCAGCCGCAAACCAAGGTAGAGGTTCAGCCACAAACCAAGGTGGAGGTTCAGCCACAAACCAAGGTGGAGGCCCAGCCGCAAACCAAGGTGGAGGCCCAGCCGCAAACCAAGGTGGAGGTGGAGCAAACAACAAAGCCCTCTGCTGCGTGGCTGGTTTATGGACGCCCGACCCAGCCAATACATCAAACTGCCACTAGGCAGCAGGCAGTGCAGGTGCCGGGTGAGGCCAGAGAAACTGGTGTTACGCCAGCAACCTTGGTACTCCAAACTGCTGAGAGTGACGTTATTATGCCAGGCCTAGCAGTAAACAGCCCGGATGAAGCCGGCATGCAACGTGGGCTGCCAGAGTCAGGAACCCCACATCCGTTTGGGGTAGCAGCTCATGCCGCCAGCCTGACGGTTCAGGGGCATGCGGGCGAAGCACTGCCAGCTGATAGTGAAAAAACAGCTGTTAGTGATCAGGTTGCCCAACAAGTAGTGGCACATCTGAAACCATCAGCACGTGAGCAGGTCGGAGACCAGAGTGTCACATTCAGGTTGTCCCCGGAGCATTTGGGCGATATTCAGTTGAGTATGCATATGGATGCCAAACAGGGCGTCAAAATTGAAATCGTTGCCGAAAATCGCGGGGTACGCGAGACGCTTCTTCAGCAGGCTGATGACCTCAGAGAGACCCTGGCCCGCCAAAATATCAAGATGGATTCGTTTGATGTATCAACCGGGCTGGGAGGTGGCGCGTCACAACAGACCCGTGACTGGCGGCAGCAGCAGGTGGGGTTTCAACAACAATCCCAGCGGATTACGGGTGCCGAAAGAAATCTGTTTAGAGAGACGGCCGAGATTCCGATACGGTATATTGAGGCGCAGTACCAATCAACACTTGATGTGAGATTCTAA
- a CDS encoding TIGR02530 family flagellar biosynthesis protein: MSTIDQIYFPRPAQPVSKPTQPAKPQATQAGGETPFSKALDQAQGVKFSQHAQDRLKARNISLSTDQLQQLEGAVNSVAQKGGKDSLVMVGEAALVVSVKNRTVVTAMDRTQMKGNVFTNIDSAVIL; this comes from the coding sequence ATGAGCACAATTGATCAGATCTATTTTCCAAGACCGGCACAGCCGGTCAGCAAGCCTACTCAGCCGGCCAAGCCGCAAGCGACACAGGCTGGTGGCGAGACTCCGTTCTCAAAGGCTCTGGATCAGGCTCAGGGGGTCAAATTCTCCCAGCATGCTCAGGATCGTCTTAAGGCTCGTAATATCAGCCTTAGTACTGACCAGCTTCAGCAACTGGAGGGTGCGGTAAACAGCGTGGCTCAGAAAGGCGGCAAGGACTCATTGGTTATGGTGGGGGAGGCTGCACTGGTGGTAAGTGTGAAAAATAGAACCGTGGTGACAGCCATGGATCGCACTCAGATGAAAGGTAATGTTTTTACCAATATCGATTCGGCAGTCATTTTATAA
- a CDS encoding flagellar hook assembly protein FlgD, which produces MATTVSGVTTASTTTTAAADAMKQTFGMDTDAFLKLFIAQIQYQDPLAPQDTNDMLAQISQLTQVEQSYNTATALNNLLTAQSNSLALSSVGLIGKDIVALGDSLNFDGTNPVELSYQKTSATTGTTLTIKNESGQVVRTIDLGSQEVGNATYQWDGKDAQGNVLAAGAYSFSISGTDALGETQQAITYTTGRADGVTFDNGVAYITIGAVLVPFADVMRVQSA; this is translated from the coding sequence ATGGCAACAACGGTTAGTGGGGTAACGACAGCTTCAACAACAACAACAGCAGCAGCTGATGCCATGAAGCAGACGTTTGGCATGGATACGGATGCCTTTCTTAAACTGTTTATTGCGCAGATTCAATACCAGGATCCGCTTGCGCCGCAAGATACAAACGATATGTTGGCCCAAATTTCCCAACTCACCCAGGTTGAGCAGTCATACAATACGGCAACGGCATTAAATAATCTGTTGACGGCTCAAAGCAACAGTTTGGCCCTGAGTTCCGTGGGACTGATTGGCAAGGATATTGTCGCGCTGGGAGATAGTTTGAACTTTGATGGTACCAATCCGGTTGAGCTAAGCTACCAAAAGACCTCTGCAACCACAGGTACTACGCTTACCATTAAAAATGAGTCAGGTCAGGTTGTGCGCACGATTGATCTGGGTTCCCAAGAAGTTGGCAACGCAACCTACCAGTGGGATGGCAAGGATGCCCAGGGAAACGTGCTGGCTGCAGGGGCGTATAGCTTTTCAATCAGCGGTACCGACGCGTTAGGTGAGACACAACAGGCCATCACCTACACAACAGGCCGGGCCGACGGCGTCACATTTGATAACGGTGTGGCGTATATCACCATCGGTGCTGTTCTTGTGCCGTTTGCAGATGTCATGAGAGTTCAATCCGCATGA